The following proteins come from a genomic window of Methanocella conradii HZ254:
- the mtrG gene encoding tetrahydromethanopterin S-methyltransferase subunit MtrG has protein sequence MIPAASVDPQEFSAVQKRLDVIEEKVEFTNAEIQQSEGRKLGREVGILYGFLFGVLIYVAYSIILSMLSTV, from the coding sequence ATGATACCGGCAGCATCAGTTGACCCGCAGGAGTTTTCGGCTGTACAGAAGAGGCTCGACGTCATCGAGGAGAAGGTGGAGTTCACCAACGCCGAGATACAGCAGAGCGAAGGCCGGAAGCTCGGCAGAGAAGTAGGCATCCTATACGGGTTCCTCTTCGGAGTATTGATCTACGTAGCATATAGTATAATCCTGTCGATGCTATCGACAGTGTAA
- a CDS encoding cation:proton antiporter: MSASDTFVLETLLTLCLLLFAAKIGGEIARRFDIAAVVGELLAGIILAPTLIGGLHVFGMQLIIVNDAVQMFAELGAVMLLFLVGLETRFADFTKSGLVSTAVAIGGVVVPFILGYTLVILWGYPSKEALLVGAALTATSIAITVKVLKDIGKSNTSESRILIGAAVIDDVLGLIVLAIVLGLLGGEELNLVDIGIVAAKAIGFWLALTLLGVFAVAKLINRLCPRRECPRYIDSEGILHGPESPGTHCILKCDGAQEASAIAMCFGFAYLAGLAGLAPILGAFAAGMSIAETKILHTIQEVTEKINFLMAPLFFVVIGTYVDLTGLSAGSLAFAAILITLAMLGKVIGCGLPAYLLNKDMHQAVIVGLGMMSRGEVGLIIAGIGATSGIFSNEVFSAVVLMVVVTTVVTPIAMTQAYKHITRPTT, encoded by the coding sequence ATGTCTGCCAGCGATACTTTCGTGCTAGAAACGCTCCTGACCCTTTGTTTGCTGCTCTTCGCCGCAAAGATCGGCGGAGAGATAGCCAGGCGTTTCGACATAGCTGCCGTGGTTGGCGAACTCCTGGCCGGGATCATACTGGCTCCCACGCTCATTGGCGGCCTGCACGTCTTTGGAATGCAGCTCATCATCGTGAACGACGCAGTCCAGATGTTCGCGGAGCTGGGCGCTGTAATGCTGCTATTCCTCGTAGGCCTGGAGACCAGGTTCGCCGACTTCACAAAGAGTGGCCTGGTCTCCACCGCAGTGGCCATTGGCGGAGTGGTCGTCCCCTTCATATTAGGCTATACATTGGTCATCTTATGGGGCTATCCGTCAAAAGAAGCCCTGCTTGTCGGCGCCGCCCTTACCGCCACCAGCATAGCGATCACTGTCAAGGTTCTCAAGGATATAGGCAAGAGCAATACGAGCGAAAGCAGGATACTCATAGGCGCAGCCGTCATCGACGACGTCCTCGGCCTCATCGTACTGGCAATAGTGCTTGGCCTCCTGGGCGGCGAGGAGCTAAACCTCGTCGACATAGGCATCGTCGCGGCAAAAGCCATAGGCTTCTGGCTTGCCCTGACCTTGCTGGGCGTGTTCGCGGTGGCAAAGCTTATAAACAGGCTATGCCCTCGCAGGGAGTGCCCGAGATACATAGACTCAGAGGGGATATTACATGGCCCGGAATCGCCCGGAACCCATTGCATATTGAAGTGTGATGGGGCGCAGGAGGCCTCGGCCATAGCTATGTGCTTCGGCTTCGCATACCTTGCGGGCCTGGCGGGCCTGGCGCCTATACTTGGGGCTTTCGCCGCGGGCATGTCCATAGCGGAAACTAAAATCCTCCACACCATCCAGGAGGTGACCGAGAAGATCAACTTCCTCATGGCGCCCCTTTTCTTCGTGGTCATCGGCACATACGTGGACCTTACGGGCCTAAGCGCAGGCTCGCTGGCGTTTGCAGCCATATTGATCACCCTGGCCATGCTAGGAAAAGTCATAGGCTGCGGGCTTCCAGCGTATCTTCTAAACAAAGACATGCATCAGGCGGTCATCGTCGGCCTTGGAATGATGTCCCGTGGAGAGGTCGGCCTCATCATAGCGGGCATCGGCGCCACCTCCGGGATATTCTCAAACGAAGTGTTCTCGGCCGTGGTGCTCATGGTAGTCGTTACCACCGTGGTGACTCCCATAGCCATGACCCAGGCATATAAGCACATTACCAGGCCTACGACTTAA
- the mtrH gene encoding tetrahydromethanopterin S-methyltransferase subunit H, with protein MFKYDTPQKVYEVGKAKVGGNPGEYPTVLAGSIFYAKEKVFASKEDMDKGIFNKEAAEKLVRTQEEMSDTTGNKIWVQIMAETDAAMIKEIEWYADIGKDAFLVDSSAASAKIVGAKRADEMGLSDRVIYNSINAAVTEAELNAIKPLKFTAAIVLAFNPMDPSVKGRMEILTKGGAGHTKGMLDVAKDKGVTRPLVDVAATSLGAGSGSTFRAQFAVKSQLGEPVGGGYHNIADAWPWLKKYKKQPGHEKAMEAASIGTNIIAVSLGCNFCLYGPIEAAPEVFPAVAMNDIIVEEAAKEMGTAFATDVLPLTKLI; from the coding sequence ATGTTTAAGTATGATACACCACAAAAGGTTTACGAAGTGGGCAAGGCCAAGGTAGGCGGAAACCCCGGTGAGTACCCAACCGTTTTAGCGGGCTCCATATTCTATGCAAAGGAGAAGGTCTTTGCATCTAAGGAGGATATGGATAAGGGTATATTTAACAAGGAAGCTGCAGAGAAGCTTGTCAGGACGCAGGAAGAGATGTCCGATACGACTGGAAACAAGATATGGGTCCAGATCATGGCCGAGACGGACGCTGCCATGATCAAGGAGATAGAGTGGTATGCGGACATCGGCAAGGACGCATTCCTGGTCGACTCGAGCGCCGCTTCCGCAAAGATAGTCGGCGCAAAGAGGGCGGACGAGATGGGCCTGTCTGACAGGGTCATCTACAACTCCATAAACGCTGCGGTAACCGAGGCAGAGCTAAACGCCATAAAGCCCCTGAAGTTCACCGCTGCCATCGTGCTGGCATTCAACCCGATGGACCCATCGGTGAAGGGCAGGATGGAGATACTAACCAAGGGTGGCGCAGGCCACACCAAGGGCATGCTTGACGTCGCCAAGGACAAGGGCGTTACCAGGCCCCTCGTCGATGTCGCGGCCACCTCTCTTGGAGCGGGCAGCGGCTCGACTTTCAGGGCCCAGTTTGCCGTGAAGTCCCAGCTTGGCGAGCCGGTGGGCGGCGGCTACCACAACATAGCCGATGCCTGGCCATGGCTGAAGAAGTATAAGAAGCAGCCGGGCCATGAGAAGGCTATGGAGGCAGCCTCCATTGGCACGAACATAATTGCCGTCTCCCTTGGCTGCAACTTCTGCCTGTACGGCCCGATCGAGGCCGCCCCGGAGGTCTTCCCGGCGGTTGCCATGAACGACATCATCGTTGAAGAGGCCGCCAAGGAGATGGGCACCGCCTTCGCGACTGATGTCCTGCCGCTGACCAAGCTGATATAA
- a CDS encoding TrkH family potassium uptake protein, whose amino-acid sequence MMPIGRDMAIILSNLKGLFIIIGSIMLGMAAISAYIGETQVADGFFYGAVLGIGLGMILHSFYPAGIDPELRHAMVIAAIAYLVVPGISAIPYVVTGHMSPLDAFFEAISGWTGSGFSMMPEPQSSHPMILLWRSITQWIGGLGVILLMVTILIRPGTSTYMLYQSEARKDKILPSIRSTLNVIWSLYLALTILAMLLLLATGLPAWDALNTAMTAISTGGFSIYGESIAAYHSLPLELALLPIMVAGALPFAVMYRTARKGVSKLFDDAQVKAFIFMIVAGALLLSIENYYYYGNIAESIRYSVFQFISAITCTGFQSADVSQWSQTALLMMSIAMVIGGCAGSTAGGIKVARAIFVGNEVKLWFTRMLHSKNSIVAIKIGGKRVTEDVVDQEMAEASLISFLWLISALVSVLLLSHIVGQRFDLSHIIFAVCSAQGNVGITCGVINQSLPAIGKLLVIMNMWVGRLEIIPVLVLVRYLLKGFKS is encoded by the coding sequence ATGATGCCGATAGGCAGGGATATGGCCATCATATTAAGCAACCTGAAGGGCCTTTTCATCATCATCGGCTCCATAATGCTGGGCATGGCCGCCATTTCGGCATATATTGGAGAGACGCAGGTAGCGGACGGCTTTTTCTACGGGGCGGTGCTGGGCATTGGGCTGGGGATGATACTGCATAGCTTTTATCCTGCCGGCATAGATCCAGAGCTAAGGCATGCGATGGTCATAGCTGCCATCGCGTATTTAGTCGTGCCGGGCATCAGCGCCATACCCTACGTGGTGACGGGGCATATGAGCCCGCTGGACGCCTTCTTCGAGGCGATATCCGGATGGACGGGGAGCGGCTTCAGCATGATGCCCGAGCCGCAAAGCTCACATCCCATGATCCTTCTATGGCGAAGCATCACGCAGTGGATTGGGGGGCTGGGCGTCATCCTGCTTATGGTTACCATACTCATCCGCCCCGGCACGAGCACATACATGCTCTACCAGTCCGAAGCGCGCAAGGATAAGATATTGCCAAGCATCCGCTCGACATTAAACGTGATATGGAGCCTGTACCTGGCCCTGACCATCCTGGCAATGCTATTGCTACTGGCCACAGGCCTACCGGCCTGGGATGCGCTAAACACTGCGATGACGGCGATAAGCACCGGAGGGTTCTCGATATATGGCGAGAGCATAGCCGCCTATCATAGCCTGCCCCTGGAGCTCGCGCTTCTGCCTATAATGGTGGCCGGGGCGCTGCCCTTTGCTGTCATGTACCGTACGGCAAGGAAAGGAGTATCAAAGCTATTTGATGATGCCCAGGTCAAGGCCTTTATTTTCATGATAGTTGCTGGCGCCCTGCTGCTCTCGATTGAAAACTATTACTATTATGGAAATATCGCTGAATCAATAAGGTACTCGGTTTTTCAGTTCATATCAGCCATAACCTGTACCGGCTTCCAGTCCGCGGACGTGTCACAATGGTCCCAGACAGCTCTCCTGATGATGTCCATAGCGATGGTCATCGGCGGCTGCGCGGGGTCGACAGCCGGCGGAATTAAGGTGGCAAGGGCCATATTCGTGGGAAATGAGGTCAAGCTGTGGTTCACCAGGATGCTCCACTCGAAAAACTCTATCGTGGCGATAAAGATCGGGGGAAAGCGTGTTACCGAGGACGTCGTGGACCAGGAGATGGCAGAAGCGTCACTCATATCCTTCCTCTGGCTCATCTCGGCGCTGGTGAGCGTGCTGCTGCTATCGCATATCGTAGGGCAGCGATTCGACCTGAGCCACATAATCTTCGCCGTGTGCTCCGCTCAGGGGAACGTAGGCATCACCTGCGGCGTCATTAACCAGTCGCTGCCTGCTATAGGAAAGCTCCTGGTCATAATGAACATGTGGGTAGGACGGCTGGAGATAATACCCGTATTAGTGTTGGTACGGTATTTGCTTAAAGGCTTTAAGTCGTAG
- a CDS encoding potassium channel family protein, translating into MHVIIVGLGGIGQNLARIAVSEKHNVVVIDINPKKCSDIVTKYDLISVNGDATSAAILEEAGISEADVVISTTGSDAVNLMVMLQAKEKGVKYLRAIVNEPEHVEIFKKAGISIHKNPDAIVAEDIYNNMLRPGINDFVTLAGGKAEILDIIIKEGTHAAGKAIKDIGLPSNVLIIAIERGNDVIIPDGSTVLLPGDSVFVFIRRNLIDRVFSMFSVGSLVR; encoded by the coding sequence ATGCATGTAATCATAGTTGGGCTGGGCGGCATAGGCCAGAACCTGGCAAGGATAGCTGTCTCAGAAAAGCACAACGTCGTGGTAATCGACATAAACCCCAAGAAGTGCAGCGATATAGTGACTAAGTATGACCTTATCAGCGTAAACGGCGACGCCACTTCGGCGGCAATTCTTGAAGAAGCAGGCATATCCGAGGCCGACGTGGTCATATCCACGACCGGCAGCGACGCGGTAAACCTCATGGTCATGCTCCAGGCAAAGGAGAAGGGGGTAAAATATCTCAGGGCTATCGTTAACGAGCCGGAGCATGTGGAGATATTCAAGAAGGCGGGCATCTCGATACACAAGAACCCCGATGCCATCGTAGCTGAGGACATCTATAATAACATGCTGAGGCCTGGCATTAACGACTTCGTAACCCTTGCAGGCGGAAAGGCCGAGATACTCGACATCATCATCAAGGAAGGCACCCATGCGGCGGGCAAGGCGATAAAGGACATCGGGCTTCCGAGTAACGTGCTCATTATAGCTATAGAGAGAGGGAATGACGTAATAATCCCTGATGGCAGCACCGTGCTTTTGCCCGGAGACTCGGTATTCGTTTTCATCAGAAGAAACCTGATAGACCGCGTTTTCAGCATGTTCTCGGTTGGCAGCCTGGTGAGATGA